CTGAAACTCCTCAGCTTCTCAGACAGAACTCCCTGACCCTAATAGGACACAACAGTTAGTGCCATGGATACCCCATACATGGCTTCTGTCATCTGGGATTCTTCACAGAGACAAATTGGAAGGACCAGGAAAATGTCCCATTCCCCACAAAGAGACTCAAGAGGAAGAGACATGCGTGCTCCAGAAGCCAACAGGAAAGAAGATTGCCCCAGGGCAATCTCCCCCTCATTCCCTCCCCAAGCTGAAGTGCTGTGTGAAGAATAATGCAAACTGGAGGAAGGCAGGAGGAGAGTGAGGTCAGCAGCACCCACCAGCTTCCCTCCAAGCCAACAGGGAATCAGCTGGAGGGACACAGCAACAGGAacttaaatagttttaaaacagaatttgataagtttatgaatggAATTATATGACATGGTTGCCTTTGATAGCAGGACAATGCACTTGATGACCAAGCAGGTCTCTTTCAATCCTATGTTCCTATGGAAGTTATCCCGCTGGGGGCAGACTGGCGTCTCAGAGGCTAAAGAAGTGGATGCAGCACACAGTTGTGTTACCTTTGCAGCTGCAGTAACTGCTGCATTGGCAGCCAAGTTTAAACCTTTCTTGCCAACTCGCATCATGGTTTCATAGCTCTTGTCACGGGCCTGAGTAATATACTCATCAATCTCCTAGGAAAGAAGTGGGGAAACCCAACATTTAGATTCCTGGTTGCAAGCATGGACAGAGTTCCTCCCCATTAAAAACCAAAAGCTCATCAGGCACCTTTCTCCAAGACCAATAGCACCAGCTACTGGGCATTACTTCTGTCACTCACAGCAGGCTTGCACCCAGTGGAGGGTTGCATTTGCAACTTGTCAAAAAGCAGTGAACTATACCTAATTTACATAAAATGGAGCAGAGCAGTGCCCACCAATAACATGAAGTTGCAGCCTGCACAGGCTACAGGTTCTAGAATGCATGGCTTCCATCTTGATTCAAACAGTCTAGCTGCTGGAGCAGTCCATGTGGGAACCCATCACATCTGCAAGCCACACATCTATACTAAAAACTACAGCTACTACAGGTCACATTGCAATACTCCACAGGGTGCACTTTGGCCACCTTGCTTTAGAGAAGTAGGCAGCACAAATATGACTTGATGCCTCAGGATCTTTATCATGGTCTAAGCCAGTCAAAAGTCACCCAACTTCCAGGGCAGGTCAATAGCCATGGCAATAGAAAAGTACCTTCTCTTTATTGGAGAGCGTTGGGTGCACAAACTTCCTGTAGAGGACGCTGGAGCCCTTGGTGTAAGGAGAGAGCAGCCAAATCACAAATGCGATTTTCAACTCAAAATAAAACGGAAACCTGAGAGAGATGGAGAAGCTGGAATCAAGAGCAGGTCAGAGACAGATAGAGATAGTCCAAAGTGGAAAACAGATAGGATTAGTAAAGAGAAGATTCGGAAATGGAACAGAATCAACATGACAAGGCCAGCAGTGGAACAGAGCCCTTCCTGAATCTCTGGGACACACCTCCTGGAggcctctctgggtatgtctccATAGACTTGGGTTtgtagctgtgtagacagcgtTTGtcgttgtggctcaggctggagctcaggctctgaagcccaccagGCATTTATGGCTAAGTCGAAGCATCTAACCACAATGGCTACAAAAAAAGTCCTTTAGTGGAGAGGACCCTTCCTCCTGTATCTCACAGCAGCTGATCCTAGAAGAGTGTCTGAGAgctttccctcctttccccataTGGAATGAACAGCCAGGATACTCACCAGGAAAGAACAATATCTGTGAGTGTTTCTGCTGTGGTGAAGAAGGCAAACACAATCCAATACATCATCCACTTCACCTGTAAAAGGACAGCTATTCCATTAGaaaccaaaaaacacaaacactagGATGCAACCCAAAAACTGGGATTTTTTCCTTGTCAAATGACTGGTCACCTTAAGATGTTAATTTTATCCTAAGGATGAGGGTACGTATCAGTAATTTAGGACAGAACACATTAAATGGATGTCATAATTTTGCATAAAACATGAAATAATGAACACAGGAAATTGTCAGCTAAGgttaaccttaaaaaaaaaaatccaaaacaaattaAGATATGCAAATACATAGCTAGGaacacccaaacaaccttaactctatttGGTAGTGACACCATGAAATAACCAAAGGattacagcattttaattttgtaGTCCCAAACTAGATCAAGACTCGTTGACTGAacattagatttttctttttgccacaAATCACAACATGTTTGGATTTCCTTCTAATTTTAACTTTGACCCTGAATTTCCTGGATTTGTCATGCTTGGAGATATGTACAGTACTACAGGCATGTTGCTACTCTTACTCTAAATTACCGATATGTACTCTAAACCTTAATTCCATCTTTGATGTAGTTTGTTTgggaattttcattttaattaaaagttttataaatgaACATTGAACAAGAAACCCATAGAAACTATTACCATGTGATatttctggtgatttttttttttttattattttaacttttagGGACACATTTCTTTGTGGATCCTGACTGCTTTTTGACACTCTGGAGCTAACAAATTTTCCCCTCCCTGTTGAATTTGGTGCACTGGGTAATTTTTGAAAAGACAAATTTAGGATTAATTATCACTTTTTGCTGTTATTCATAACTGAAAGAATATCTGTTAGAGACTGAAGAATAAAGTTTTCTCCTTCAGAGAAATTCCCGAAGTGTTGCCCTTTTTCAAAATTATCACTCACTCCCATTGTTTCCAATAGGAGAGAAGTCAAGATGCCCTCAGGGAAGATGGTAGCCCTCCTGTGTTGTCAGGAGGTAGAGAGAAGCACTGCAAGAAGCACATAAATGGAGGCAGTGGCCATCATTGCTAAAGGCAATTTATAGTCTCAATGCCACTGAGAATAATGGCAGATGGTAGCCATTGTGAAATAGGGGAATTCTGTGTGGAATTATCTATAAGAAGGTTATGCGCTGAAGTAAGTTTGAAGAGTGTCATTAAGATCATgtgggagaaagaaaaataagatcTGATATAGGATGCTAAAGTTTCTTAAAGAACCaccttaatttaattttatttcaaactaATTAAATGGATTTACTTGTAAAGTCTTTAAGAAAATTCATCCTATGCTCAACAGAGAAGTGCTGTAATTTTGGAGAAAAATACAGCATATCCTTATACATAAGAGTGAATTCCTGCAAACCTAaactcagccttaactatggagccaCAGCTGACAGACACCTCCACAATGTACTGAATACCACTTGTCTCAATATAGAACTTTAGGGTGTCCCACTTAACTTTTTGTCATATTGCAAATTGGCCATTTATTTGACGTCCcgagcctctatttgccagaagttgggaatgggtgacaggggatggatcacttgatgattacctcttccgTTCCGTCCCCCTGAAGGACTTGGCattgatagggttgccaggtgtccgttttttgaccggaacacccaaTCAAAAAAGGATCCTGGCAGTTCCGGttagcaccactgaccaggccgttaaaactCCAGTTGGCGGTGCTGCGGGACAcacaggctccctgcccagctccacgtggctcccaagaagcagccggcatgtccagctcctaggcagaggggcagccagggaggctcaatgcgctgccctcgcctgcaggtgccgccccaagcaccggctttgcagctctcattggccgggaaccgcagccaatgggagctgtgagggcagcACCTGCAACggaggcagcgtgtggagcccctggccacgcctccacctaggagccggagggacatgTCGCCTCTtccagggagctgcctgaggtcagcaccgcccagagcccacacctcctcccgcaccccaaccccctggccccagcccgcaccccaagcccAAACCCGAGCCCTCCTCCTgcattccaaacccctcggccccagcccagagcccccgttctgtaccccaagcccctcatccctagccccaccccagatcccaggAGTTGGCTGATGAGATTGTAGagcctttggccattatctttgaaaactcatggcgatgaggggaagtcccggaagactggaaaaaggctaatgtagtgcccatctttaaaaaagggaaggaggaggatccggggaactacaggccagtcagcctcacctcagtccctggaaaaatcatggagcaggtcctcaaggaatcaattctgaagcccttagaggagaggaaagtgatcagcaacagtcagcatggattcaccaagggcaagtcatgcctgactaacctaattgccttctatgatgagataactgactctgtcgatgaggggaaagcagtggatgtgttatttcttgaccttagcaaagcttttgacatggtctcccacagtattcttgccagcaagttaaagaagtatgggctgaataaatgaactataaggtggatagaaagcggGCTAGATCGTcgtgctcaacgggtagtgaccaatggtTCCATGTCCAGTTGGAAGCCGGCATCAAGGGGAGTGCCCCAATGGTTGGCCCTGGGGCTgcttttcttcaatatcttcattaatgatctggaggacggcgtggactgcacccgcagcaaatttgaagatgacaaactgggaggagtggtagatatgctggagggtagggacaggctACAGAAGGACcaaaacaaattagaggattgggccaaaagaaatcaaatgaggttcaacaaggacaagtgcagagtcctgcacttaggacggaagaatcccatgcaccgctacagactagggaccgaatggctaggcagcagttctacagaaaaggacctaggggttacagtggacgagaagctggatatgagtcaccagtgtgcccttgttaccaagaaggctaatggcattttgggctgtataagtaggggcactgccagcagatcgagggacgtgatcgttctcctctattcgacattgatgaggcctcatctggagtactgtgtccagttttgggccccacactacaagaaggatgtggaaaaattggaaagagtccagcggagggcaacaaaaatgattaggggactggaacacatgacttatgaggagaggctgagggaactgggattatttagtctgcggaagagaagaatgaggggggatttgatagctgctttcaactacctgaaagggggttccaaagaggatggatcttgactgttctcagtggtagcagatgacagaacaaggagcaatggtctcaagttgcagtgggggatgtttaggttggatgttaggaaaaactttttcacaaggagggtggtgaagcactgaaatgggttacctagggaggtggtggaatctcctttcttggaggttttcaagatcaggcttgacaaagactttgctgggatgatttagttggggattggtcctgctttgagcaggggattggactagatgacctcctgaggtcccttccaaccctgatattctatgattctatgaccccacacccccagccagagtcctcaccccctcaggaaccctaaccccttgccccagcttgTTGAAAATGAGCAAGTCAGCAAGGGTGGAGGAGaatgagcaatggagggaggggggatggagcgggtgggacctcagagaagtggtggggcaggggcaggggcagggccattcggttttctgcaattagaaagttagcaaccctaggcattggccattgtcggaagataggatactgggctagatggatctttggtctgacccagtatggccattcttatgtattcCTACTCTTATTTTCTGATAGATCTTCATAATTAGTTCCTCAATAGCCCCTTGCAAGAGGCTTTAACAAAGCCATTCTGAAAGCTCAAATTAAGTTATACAGTGGACCCTTGCTAGAGTGCGCATCGCTAGAGCGCGGATTCGCATATAGCGCGGTCCCGGTGATGGAttccaaatttaaatatttaaattaggaTCCATGGTAACGCGGTCCCCACATTAACGCGGTACCACGCATGGATCCCAAACCCCacattctagcgagggtccggtgtagtGACAGATTCTCCTTTACCCACTATTCTGTTGACTAAAATTTCTACATCAAAGACAcagttttcctttaaagaaaCTGGGCTGCTTCATCCCAATCATTACCCCTCCAAAAGACAGAAACTGTTGGGCCGCACCAGAATAGATGACTGCACACAACTAGAGGCTGCACTGATGTTAACAGAGTCAACCATCTGTTAACTGCTTGGACTGTTCAGTGCTGCAGAGGCAGAAGGCAATTGCTTGGTGGGAGAAAAAGCCAGGAGGGAAGCTAGGGATCATTGTCTGCAAAAACCGGGGAAAAGGGACAAGCTGAGTTTGCTACAAACTAAAAGAAAAAGCATTGGGCAAGTGGGTGACAGTGGGACAAGTAAGGTAAATCGGCCATGTAAGAcaggaatacaaaaaaaaaaaaaaaaaaaaaagtgagatgaGCACAGGTAaaaattcttctctttcttttgccAATGTCATCTATTTTTTAGACTGAGCTTTTCAAACCAAGGActagttttgcattttgttttaaataattggcAGACTGCTAATTGAAAAGAATAAATATAATTGTGTTCTTTAGAGCACCACTCTTTTAGGCACTTCAAAAATTATAAGCCAAAACCCTATACTAGAAAaacattaaagttgcacagtcaaacatttaaaagttagaaaatgccagctATTCAGATTGATAGGGCAACAacagcatttcctaactttcaagtgcttgactttcAAATaacacattcttttaacatacttTTATAGAATAACAGGTCTCACGCTGGCAATATTAGgatatccttggaatttctaaatattagaaATGACAATTTCTTAACTTGAAatgttgcatccaacatgggggaattctatatgAAACCTCATCTTGATAGATAAAGAAGAACTGataacagaactaaaaattagtggtagcttaggtacaagtgctCAGGACTTGACCACATTTGTTATGTGCCAACAGActaaagtccaaaccagtaataCTTAATGCTGTAAAAAGgcccagtttcacaaagctgaaaacaattatgagccaaatcagttggGTAATAAAGTAAGATGGCCACATAACAGTGTTTGGCCCACTGGGTCATCTTCAGTCCATGCATTAGGCTTTTCCGGGTCGATGGGTAAACATCCtccccataaaaagaaaaaaagcggGGAAATGTAGTCGGAAGAGaacctgaaacataagcccttgtatcagaggccttgTATAAGGCAGGACTTGCTCAcaaaatctggcaagaacaggattgatattgcagaaatacacattcctaaaaaGTGCTAAGCACAGAGTGCTCACGCATCccaatatcaagtggtaccagaacatcccaataTCATGGACGGTAcaaaaaacattccccaagaacaacaggaacacactgacctcTCCTAAAAAATGAGGTCAGGATAACAgtatgtaataaaaatgttttaatcaaaccaacatgtacaaggtaatgggtaataactagccacgtcagggggaagtaactaactatgtcagaggcagtaataacttgtttgtatcaaggtataaaaatgtatctcaAAGGAAGTATCTTTGTCCAGCCAAGGGGGGAATGAAAAGTCCCGCCGTTCACTAAACTGCATCCActgtcatgggcatacatgtcttagtatcctcgtaaagtctgccaggtgctactaccatgctttgtcgacaataaacctggcctagtgccttcgtaccttaatggatcttgtggtcattgggcggttcgctcaaggtctgctgtgccagctgtctgcgcaaAGCTAGGACGGCACTCaggtaaaaacacacacacgcagccaaacatctaaccacaagtacaaagtactatgcttaggaagggaaaaaaatcaaatgcacaaatgtaaaatgttttttaatttatttaatgtgtgccatttaATTCTACATTGCTCCACCATAACCCATTTCTCCCTCAAACTGACACCACTGATGTGGGCTGGATTCAATAGGCAAAGCTCCATATAACTTTAGAAGGCTGAAGAAAAATGAGGAGACATTGCAGAACTAGGTCCTGTAGCACTCACTGTTGAtaccattcctggctctgcagttCTGCAAGTAGGAGAACCACAAGTCACACCACAGACATCAACTCCACCACACCAGTGTCCTACTCACCAATGCTGTTGCTCCTCTTAGAGCAGCAGTGAAGCAGGCAAAGAAGAGTAAAGGGGGACTGGATTCCACCCACATACCAGCCAAATATCACCTCTCCCACTGAGGTGGTGTTCTGAAATGCTCAGAGGAGCACCATGCCTCCAGTCAGGAGACTCATTGCTTGCTGCTGGAAAGTCCACATCCCAAAACACTGAGACACCATGGGCAGAAGCCACCAGGGCGGGGAGACTAAAGAGAAATAAGCCCTAAAAggaaactggagaaaatccagccTGACAGAAGCCTCTTATCATTCAAGAGAAGAAACAGGGCAGAGTAAATCATCCGACCTACAAAAGGAGAACTAAAGAAGACTGAGAAGACTGAAGAGTAACAAAAGGAGGCAGAAGAAAAGGGCTAGAGAGCCACAGTCCAatgaagaggggagggaaaaacatCTCATCTATTTGGACTTTGAAATGCTTTCAGATTATCCCATATTTTCACTCTTTCACCATCTCTCCTGCCAAACTAGATTTAGGATTTGAAAACTCCAGCCAAATCAGCTTCTTTCCATGACATCATCTCCTTTTGTTCCAAATCTGTCAATAAGCCAGGGCAACATATTAGCCTACAATTTGGACAAATTTGAGCACCTGGATATTTTTAATAGAATTATCTGGACAACTAAATTGTCAACTCTGGAGCTGCTCACCCTTCTTAAAACGATATTGTTCcaagatgtctgtctgtctgcagagaATCAGTGTGACATCCATGTATGGGGGCACGTTTCCTTCAGGACCAGAAATGTAAGGGGTTTTAAATGGAAACTTAAATGGTGCCGCCAGAGAAGTATTGTTTTGACACAGCACTACTTGCCAGCTCCATCTGGTCCCTGCTGCCAGGGCTTTGCTGTTTGACCTCATTAGAATAGACTAATatcctccaccccttcctcccagtaAGCATaggaatggccctactgggtcagaccaagagtccatctagccaagtatcctgtcttctgacagtagccagtgccaggtgctccagagggaatgaacagaacaggtaatcatcaagtgatccagcccctgtagctcattcccagcttctggcaaatggaggctagggacaccatccctgcccatcctggctaataaccattgatgaacctatcctccaggaacttatctagttcttttttgaaccctgtttgaGCCACAtgttcaagtgctcagcacccatgacttcagcctgattttcaggagaGCTCTGCTTCCTTATGGGTACCTAAACATAGACCAGATTTTCAAGCTTGCTCAGTAGCCAACTGCTCCCCTGTAACACTTGTAGCCAAAACATCTAAAGAGCTCAATACCCAatatgctgagctcttctgaaaacctaTCCCTTTGCTCTGATGCttaaatgggaactgagctcctttgaaaatctggccccaattgtgTGAGCAGAATTCTGTTGGAAATGTCTGGTAAAGCATTATGGCCAGCAACAGCTAACCTTCACAGGCTTGTGAGGCTggcattctcattttacagatgggcaaacggAGATGCAGAGCAGCAAAGTCAGAGGAAGTCAGTGTCTGAACTTAGCAAGGCAGAGTCTGAATATACTCCATCCGCACCTAGCCTTGTGCGGCTGGCCTCTAGCTCACCACACACACCCAAATGACAGGAGATATGCTTTGTCCCatacagaaaaggaaagaggCTGGTCTCAGGAGGGGGAGGATCTTGGGTGGTATGGTATTCTTGAAAACAGGATGAGAGtcaggtggggggggagggaggttgccAGTGGGAACACAACATGGCGACTCACACTTACATATTCTTTTACGTTTTTCGTCTTCACGGCCTTGTAAGAGGAATATGCAGGGTATAAAGTGCCAAATATTAGCCTGGAATAAAACAGAGCCCATG
The nucleotide sequence above comes from Chelonia mydas isolate rCheMyd1 chromosome 8, rCheMyd1.pri.v2, whole genome shotgun sequence. Encoded proteins:
- the REEP2 gene encoding receptor expression-enhancing protein 2 isoform X2, encoding MVSWIISRLVVLIFGTLYPAYSSYKAVKTKNVKEYVKWMMYWIVFAFFTTAETLTDIVLSWFPFYFELKIAFVIWLLSPYTKGSSVLYRKFVHPTLSNKEKEIDEYITQARDKSYETMMRVGKKGLNLAANAAVTAAAKGQGVLSEKLRSFSMQDLTLIRDEDTVHLQSSKPQLRTSTSRLETIEDSGEEASVSQRSNGAQSDSRTEPSDEDAGDKTPKRTQSLKAPKKVTKAEPPLKSVKARPKKKAAGSIAAGESA
- the REEP2 gene encoding receptor expression-enhancing protein 2 isoform X1 codes for the protein MVSWIISRLVVLIFGTLYPAYSSYKAVKTKNVKEYVKWMMYWIVFAFFTTAETLTDIVLSWFPFYFELKIAFVIWLLSPYTKGSSVLYRKFVHPTLSNKEKEIDEYITQARDKSYETMMRVGKKGLNLAANAAVTAAAKGQGVLSEKLRSFSMQDLTLIRDEDTVHLQSSKPQLRTSTSRLETIEDSAASCYSSGEEASVSQRSNGAQSDSRTEPSDEDAGDKTPKRTQSLKAPKKVTKAEPPLKSVKARPKKKAAGSIAAGESA